The following are encoded together in the Tribolium castaneum strain GA2 chromosome 3, icTriCast1.1, whole genome shotgun sequence genome:
- the LOC656443 gene encoding endoribonuclease CG2145, translated as MSFFYNATPFLIVAVLIIGEVYCRDASSLTRADNLRLPPWDVKNATQWPALGRPSNPSWFSVRPMTRQRPSTNNFNTGTRRQEPQIPQSTNEVTDDELRNFAETLLTKDVNNAAKYVTINLQGKTTSGSSRDAAPLPLLSIDKEAFKIASIDKTLRLHDNYIVESNMNEYSSPQEKNEENSLLDTILTTPVMQETRNFLMRTNRIGRDPNEFKNILREIWFEMYARGGGKIGSSGFEHVFLAEIKKNQVSGLHNWLYFEQEERNNQANYLGYMKKIDLGDKGAILKYHFTFHGIDKPVGSMFIGTSPEFEMALYSTCFLLRADRVCPLKLNGSRFVIRTFTYRYRGKNMIGSAFPDI; from the exons ATGTCGTTCTTTTATAATGCGACCCCTTTTTTAATTGTGGCCGTTTTAATTATTGGAGAAGTTTACT gtaGAGACGCATCTTCGCTGACACGTGCAGATAACTTGCGATTACCACCATGGGATGTTAAAAACGCGACTCAATGGCCAGCCTTAGGCCGCCCAAGCAACCCATCATGGTTCAGCGTCAGACCCATGACCCGCCAACGTCCCAGcactaataattttaacacAGGGACACGTCGACAAGAACCCCAAATACCTCAATCAACGAATGAAGTAACCGATGAcgaattaagaaattttgccgAAACGTTGTTAACAAAAGATGTAAACAATGCTGCCAAATATGTAACAATCAACTTGCAAGGTAAAACTACTTCGGGCTCCAGTAGAGATGCGGCGCCTTTGCC ACTTCTATCAATCGACAAAGAAGCTTTCAAAATCGCATCAATTGACAAAACGTTGCGTTTACACGACAATTACATCGTGGAAAGCAACATGAACGAATACTCGAGCCCTCAAGAGAAAAACGAAGAGAATTCGCTTTTGGACACGATTCTAACAACGCCAGTAATGCAAGAGACGCGCAATTTTCTTATGCGGACCAATCGCATCGGACGAGACCCCAACGAATTCAAAAACATTTTGCGCGAAATTTGGTTCGAGATGTATGCGAGGGGCGGCGGTAAAATCGGTTCGAGTGGCTTCGAACATGTTTTTTTAGccgaaattaagaaaaaccaaGTGTCGGGATTGCACAATTGGCTGTATTTCGAGCAAGAAGAGCGCAACAATCAAGCCAATTATTTGGgatacatgaaaaaaattgacctTGGCGAT AAGGGGGCAATTTTGAAATACCATTTCACATTTCATGGCATTGATAAGCCGGTTGGGTCGATGTTTATTGGAACGAGCCCCGAATTTGAAATGGCTTTGTATTCGACGTGTTTTTTGCTGAGAGCAGACCGAGTTTGTCCTTTGAAATTGAATGGAAGCAGGTTCGTTATAAGGACCTTTACCTACAGGTACAGGGGGAAGAATATGATCGGGAGTGCCTTCCCTGATATTTGA
- the LOC656610 gene encoding uncharacterized protein LOC656610 yields MTKQLPLLILLLVTTWTLCEGGSWSRSWYRASSTGSQRQPVQSASWSKSWNTQQSSVPACSGPDCKTQSVNAITEPLNGDCSGDCDKTTCPSCMNLCSSRCASNLKCSTGCLNQCSCENPVEPEPETPCCHVLHPPTCFSDDYGNNQCFIRRHKECSNMCTSPVVSIQPGGNTRGCHYINNYPYVYCGNYERQDCGSCYSCDSGNPQQCSKSSGCNNGCRNTPFLLN; encoded by the exons ATGACG AAGCAACTTCCCTTATTGATCTTACTTTTGGTAACAACATGGACACTTTGCGAAGGGGGCTCTTGGAGCCGCTCTTGGTATCGCGCTTCGAGCACAGGCTCTCAACGTCAACCCGTCCAAAGCGCTTCATGGTCTAAGTCCTGGAACACTCAACAAAGTTCAGTTCCGGCTTGTTCCGGTCCTGATTGCAAAACCCAGTCTGTAAATGCGATCACAGAGCCCCTAAATGGGGACTGCTCCGGCGATTGCGACAAAACAACGTGCCCCTCATGCATGAACTTGTGCAGTTCTCGTTGCGCCTCCAATTTGAAGTGTTCGACGGGCTGTCTTAACCAGTGCAGTTGCGAAAATCCGGTAGAGCCCGAACCGGAAACTCCGTGTTGTCATGTTTTGCATCCCCCAACTTGCTTCAGTGACGATTACGGCAACAATCAGTGTTTCATAAGGAGACATAAAGAGTGCTCGAACATGTGCACCTCGCCGGTGGTGTCCATCCAACCGGGGGGAAACACAAGAGGGTGCCACTACATTAACAACTACCCCTACGTCTATTGTGGCAATTATGAGCGCCAAG ATTGTGGCTCGTGTTACTCGTGTGATAGTGGAAACCCGCAACAGTGTTCAAAATCAAGCGGATGCAACAACGGGTGCCGAAACACACCCTTTCTTTTAAACTAa